Proteins encoded together in one Branchiostoma floridae strain S238N-H82 chromosome 18, Bfl_VNyyK, whole genome shotgun sequence window:
- the LOC118405312 gene encoding 1-phosphatidylinositol 4,5-bisphosphate phosphodiesterase delta-3-like: protein MNYQTKCDQMDLNLGKFRQNGGCGYVLKPEVLRKDYLKIDTSGKIPAKYRKNLTVRVISTFQLPSPSEKGTSCADPYVKVQICGIPADCAEQRTEWKKNSAFHAVWNMAMTFPLSLPELAMLRFEVKDHDSMSGSDMLGQFALPIDSLQQGYRHVRLLDKGGGDISPASLFVYISLQAP, encoded by the exons ATGAACTACCAAACCAAGTGTGACCAGATGGATCTGAATCTCGGCAAGTTTCGACAGAATGGAGGTTGTGGGTACGTCCTAAAACCGGAAGTCCTCAGGAAAG ATTACTTGAAGATTGACACTTCCGGAAAGATCCCAGCTAAGTACAGAAAGAACCTTACCGTCAGG GTGATCAGCACCTTCCAGCTGCCCAGCCCGTCCGAGAAGGGTACGAGCTGTGCGGACCCGTACGTCAAGGTGCAGATATGCGGTATCCCAGCAGACTGCGCGGAGCAGAGGACCGAGTGGAAAAAGAACAGCG CATTCCATGCCGTGTGGAACATGGCCATGACGTTCCCACTGTCCCTGCCTGAGCTGGCCATGCTGCGGTTTGAAGTGAAGGATCACGACAGCATGTCCGGCAGCGACATGTTGGGACAGTTCGCGTTACCCATAGACTCTCTACAACAGG GCTACCGTCACGTCCGTCTACTGGATAAGGGCGGCGGGGATATCAGCCCAGCTTCGCTGTTTGTTTACATCAGTCTTCAGGCACCATAA